In one window of Opitutus sp. GAS368 DNA:
- the lgt gene encoding prolipoprotein diacylglyceryl transferase, with translation MLLAYWTHDLSPFLVRFGENFGIRWYGLAYLAGFGGAGWLLKRYHQAGRSPFGTNTILDLMTALVLGVIVGGRLGYFLLYQPDSFLHDPLILFRVWEGGMASHGGFVGVTVALWWWSRRQKVPLFHLGDLIVTTVPVGLFCGRVANFINGELWGKPSRVAWAVLFPASPAPLMPRHPSQLYEAALEGLVLFAFVQWRFWKTDVARQQPGRLSGEFLLAYSLARAVCEIFREPDAALILGLSRGTFYSVFLVAGGFVLIALAARSSQHKA, from the coding sequence ATGCTCCTCGCCTACTGGACCCACGACCTCAGCCCCTTCCTCGTCCGCTTCGGGGAGAATTTCGGCATCCGCTGGTATGGCCTGGCCTACCTGGCGGGCTTCGGGGGGGCGGGCTGGCTTCTAAAACGCTACCATCAGGCCGGGCGTTCGCCCTTTGGGACCAATACCATCCTCGACCTGATGACGGCCCTCGTGCTCGGGGTTATCGTCGGCGGGCGGCTTGGCTACTTCCTGCTCTACCAGCCGGACTCCTTTCTGCACGATCCGCTCATCCTGTTCCGCGTGTGGGAGGGCGGCATGGCGAGCCATGGGGGGTTTGTCGGCGTGACCGTCGCCTTGTGGTGGTGGTCGCGCCGGCAGAAGGTCCCGCTGTTTCACCTCGGTGATTTAATTGTCACCACCGTGCCCGTCGGGCTGTTCTGCGGCCGGGTGGCCAACTTCATCAACGGTGAACTCTGGGGCAAACCCTCACGGGTGGCGTGGGCGGTCCTCTTTCCCGCCAGCCCGGCGCCGCTCATGCCGCGTCATCCCTCGCAGCTCTATGAGGCCGCCCTGGAGGGCCTGGTGCTGTTCGCCTTCGTCCAATGGCGTTTCTGGAAAACCGATGTCGCCCGGCAGCAGCCCGGGCGGTTGTCCGGCGAATTTCTCCTCGCCTACTCGCTGGCCCGGGCCGTCTGCGAGATCTTCCGCGAGCCGGACGCCGCGCTCATCCTCGGTCTGAGTCGGGGGACTTTTTATTCGGTCTTCCTCGTGGCCGGCGGCTTTGTGCTCATCGCCCTCGCCGCGCGGAGCTCACAGCACAAAGCCTGA
- the gcvT gene encoding glycine cleavage system aminomethyltransferase GcvT, producing MSLPQTTPLNAFHRQHGGRMVDFAGWDMPVQYKSILEEHKAVRTRCGLFDVSHMGEADVKGPEALRFLQHLVTNDCSKLFPGRVLYTVMCYPHGGVVDDLLVYMRGEGDYLLCINAGNIAKDIAWMQEQAKGFNCTVVDRSADYAQLAIQGPAAVALVQTLTKTDLAGIKYYHFADGEVAGVKCIISRTGYTGEDGVELYCAATAGVRLAEAVVAAGGPFGLELTGLGARDSLRLEAGFPLYGHEITDQITPITAGLGWVVKFDKGPFIGSDVLKAEKEKGSAKKIVFFKTGDRRIVRAETPVLNAAGAVVGRVVSGTLSPILNEAIGSALVDAAATKEALAVDIRGTKLNLSLVKPPFVNLKKS from the coding sequence ATGAGTCTTCCCCAGACCACTCCGCTCAACGCCTTCCACCGCCAGCATGGGGGTCGCATGGTGGATTTCGCCGGTTGGGACATGCCGGTCCAATACAAGAGCATCCTCGAGGAGCACAAGGCCGTGCGCACCCGCTGCGGACTCTTCGATGTGAGCCACATGGGCGAGGCGGACGTGAAGGGCCCCGAGGCCCTCAGGTTTCTCCAACACCTGGTCACCAACGACTGCAGCAAGCTTTTCCCGGGGCGCGTCCTTTACACCGTGATGTGCTATCCCCACGGCGGGGTGGTGGACGATTTGCTGGTCTACATGCGCGGCGAGGGCGACTACCTGCTGTGCATCAACGCCGGCAACATCGCCAAGGACATCGCCTGGATGCAGGAGCAGGCGAAGGGCTTCAACTGCACGGTGGTGGACCGCTCGGCGGACTATGCCCAGCTCGCCATCCAGGGGCCGGCGGCCGTAGCGCTCGTCCAGACGCTGACCAAGACCGATCTCGCCGGCATCAAATACTACCATTTTGCGGACGGGGAAGTCGCCGGCGTGAAGTGCATCATCAGCCGCACCGGCTACACCGGCGAGGATGGCGTGGAGCTCTATTGCGCGGCGACCGCCGGCGTGCGGCTGGCCGAGGCGGTGGTCGCGGCCGGCGGCCCGTTCGGCCTCGAACTCACCGGACTGGGGGCGCGCGACTCGCTGCGCCTCGAGGCGGGCTTCCCGCTTTACGGCCACGAGATCACCGACCAGATCACACCCATCACCGCCGGGCTCGGCTGGGTGGTGAAGTTCGACAAGGGGCCGTTCATCGGTTCCGACGTGCTCAAGGCGGAGAAGGAGAAGGGCTCCGCGAAAAAGATCGTGTTCTTCAAGACCGGCGACCGCCGCATCGTGCGCGCCGAGACGCCGGTGCTCAACGCCGCCGGTGCCGTGGTCGGCCGGGTCGTCTCCGGCACGCTGTCACCCATTCTTAACGAAGCCATCGGCTCGGCCCTCGTCGACGCGGCGGCGACCAAGGAGGCGCTCGCGGTCGACATCCGCGGTACGAAACTCAATTTGTCACTGGTCAAGCCCCCCTTCGTGAACCTAAAGAAGAGCTAG
- a CDS encoding glucose-1-phosphate adenylyltransferase: protein MAESKKILSVIMGGGRGTRLFPLTKERCKPAVPLAGKYRLVDIPISNCLNSGCNRIFVLSQFLTASLHRHIQKSYQFDPFGGGFIDILSAEQTEKSNAWYEGTADAVRRNLVHFHRHGHDFVLILSGDQLYRMDFSKIVDQHVATGADVTIAAIPFPISKVEGLGLMRVADDLSIAAFVEKPKDPAIIQGLAISPTLQAKLTTTSTEKHCLASMGIYVFSREALRDSLDNNMKDFGKEVIPALLGKKKLFSHIFEGYWEDIGTVKAFFDANLALAQPLPPFNFFDRSAPIYTHPRYLPASKVNKCNIDHVVLGDGCLVTDSTLKHCVIGIRSILGENSHLEDVVMMGADYYQTEKEVLADKAHNRPSIGVGRNCRIHHAIIDKNARIGDGVSLSPAGKADGDYAHGVVIRDGILCVIKGAVIPSGFVL, encoded by the coding sequence ATGGCCGAATCCAAGAAAATCCTTTCCGTGATCATGGGCGGCGGGCGCGGGACACGGCTGTTCCCGCTGACCAAGGAGCGCTGCAAGCCGGCCGTGCCCCTCGCGGGCAAATACCGCCTCGTCGACATTCCGATCAGCAACTGCCTCAACTCGGGCTGCAACCGGATCTTTGTCCTCTCCCAGTTCCTCACGGCTTCGCTGCACCGGCACATCCAGAAAAGCTACCAGTTCGACCCGTTCGGCGGCGGCTTCATCGACATCCTCTCGGCCGAGCAGACGGAGAAGAGCAACGCCTGGTATGAGGGCACGGCCGACGCCGTGCGCCGCAACCTCGTCCACTTCCACCGCCACGGGCATGACTTTGTCCTGATCCTTTCGGGCGACCAATTGTATCGGATGGATTTCAGCAAGATTGTGGACCAGCACGTCGCGACGGGCGCGGATGTGACCATCGCCGCGATCCCATTCCCCATCTCCAAGGTCGAGGGTCTCGGTCTCATGCGCGTGGCGGACGACCTCTCGATCGCCGCGTTCGTCGAGAAACCCAAGGACCCCGCCATCATCCAGGGGCTGGCCATCAGTCCGACGCTGCAGGCGAAACTCACGACCACGAGCACCGAGAAGCACTGTCTCGCCTCGATGGGCATCTACGTCTTCAGCCGCGAGGCGTTGCGCGACTCGCTCGACAACAACATGAAGGATTTCGGCAAGGAGGTCATCCCGGCGCTCCTGGGCAAGAAGAAGCTCTTCAGCCACATCTTCGAGGGCTACTGGGAGGACATCGGCACGGTGAAGGCGTTCTTCGACGCCAACCTCGCGCTCGCACAGCCGCTGCCGCCGTTCAACTTCTTCGACCGCAGCGCCCCGATCTACACGCATCCCCGCTACCTGCCCGCGTCCAAGGTCAACAAGTGCAACATCGATCACGTGGTCCTCGGCGACGGCTGCCTGGTCACGGACTCGACGCTCAAGCACTGCGTCATCGGCATCCGTTCCATCCTGGGCGAGAACTCCCACCTCGAGGATGTGGTGATGATGGGCGCCGACTATTACCAGACGGAGAAGGAGGTGCTGGCGGACAAGGCGCACAACCGCCCGTCCATCGGCGTCGGCCGCAACTGCCGCATCCACCATGCGATCATCGACAAGAACGCCCGCATCGGCGACGGCGTGTCACTCTCGCCGGCCGGCAAGGCCGACGGAGATTACGCCCACGGGGTCGTCATCCGTGACGGCATCCTCTGCGTGATCAAGGGCGCGGTGATCCCGTCAGGCTTTGTGCTGTGA
- the glmS gene encoding glutamine--fructose-6-phosphate transaminase (isomerizing) has product MCGIVGYIGKQKASAIILEGLKRLEYRGYDSAGIAIQQAGRFEVAKKTGRVEGLIKATPAQKITGTTGIGHTRWATHGGVTDANAHPHVSSDGKIALIHNGVIENYASIKKFLLPKGYTFQSETDTEVLCNLIAYHYQKEPDVKEASRFLESVRKSLRHVEGTYGIAVMCGDCPAEIVSARKGSPLILGVGDGELMLASDVAAIISRTQNVVYLKDGELLHMTAKNFSITTLEAEDVSPVVDKITWKIEDSELNGHAHFMEKEIFEQPAALENTMRGRFSEDGSTAQFGGLNISAVDLRQVDRFHLLACGSAWHACLVTEHLIERFARVPVEVDYASEFRYRNMPLGNNTLFLTVSQSGETIDTLAAMREAKRKGYKVLAINNVVGSSIAREADGGVYQHVGPEIGVASTKAFTSQLLVGAMLALYLGRMRDMSFSDGAEYVKALKGVPDLVRQALEQAPHIKEIARRYAHYHDFLFLGRLSLFPVALEGALKLKEISYIHAEGYPAAEMKHGPIALISEQCPSVFFVPSGEMFNKVVSSMQEIKARKGKIIAVATDKCDLPAGLADEVIRIPECHEAVLPIVATVPVQLLSYYIAVELKRDVDKPRNLAKSVTVE; this is encoded by the coding sequence ATGTGCGGCATCGTCGGCTACATCGGCAAACAAAAGGCCTCGGCCATCATCCTCGAAGGACTCAAACGCCTCGAGTATCGCGGCTATGATTCCGCCGGCATCGCCATCCAGCAGGCCGGGCGCTTCGAGGTCGCCAAGAAGACCGGCCGGGTCGAGGGTCTGATCAAGGCCACCCCGGCCCAGAAGATCACCGGCACCACCGGCATCGGCCACACCCGCTGGGCCACCCACGGCGGCGTCACCGATGCCAACGCCCACCCGCACGTCAGCAGCGACGGCAAGATTGCCCTGATCCACAACGGCGTCATCGAGAACTACGCCAGCATCAAGAAATTCCTCCTCCCCAAGGGCTACACCTTCCAGTCCGAGACCGACACCGAGGTGCTCTGCAATCTCATCGCTTATCATTACCAGAAGGAGCCGGACGTCAAGGAGGCCAGCCGCTTCCTCGAGTCCGTGCGCAAGAGTCTCCGCCACGTCGAGGGCACCTACGGCATCGCCGTGATGTGCGGCGACTGCCCGGCCGAAATCGTCTCCGCCCGCAAGGGCTCGCCCCTCATCCTCGGCGTCGGCGACGGCGAGCTGATGCTCGCCAGCGACGTCGCCGCCATCATCAGCCGCACGCAGAACGTCGTCTACCTCAAGGACGGCGAGCTCCTGCACATGACGGCGAAAAATTTCTCCATCACGACCCTCGAGGCCGAGGACGTGTCGCCCGTGGTCGACAAGATCACGTGGAAGATCGAGGACTCCGAACTCAACGGCCATGCCCACTTCATGGAAAAGGAGATCTTCGAGCAGCCCGCCGCGCTCGAGAACACCATGCGCGGCCGCTTCTCCGAGGACGGCAGCACCGCCCAATTTGGCGGCCTGAACATCTCCGCCGTCGACCTGCGCCAGGTGGACCGCTTCCACCTGCTCGCCTGCGGCAGTGCGTGGCACGCCTGCCTCGTGACCGAGCACCTGATCGAGCGCTTCGCCCGCGTGCCGGTCGAGGTCGATTACGCCTCGGAGTTCCGCTACCGGAACATGCCCCTGGGCAACAATACGCTGTTTCTGACCGTCAGCCAGTCGGGTGAGACGATCGACACGCTCGCCGCCATGCGCGAGGCCAAGCGCAAGGGCTACAAGGTCCTGGCGATCAACAATGTCGTCGGCTCCTCCATCGCCCGCGAGGCCGACGGTGGCGTCTACCAGCACGTCGGTCCCGAGATCGGCGTGGCCTCGACCAAGGCGTTCACCTCGCAGCTGCTCGTCGGCGCCATGCTGGCGCTCTACCTCGGGCGCATGCGCGACATGAGTTTCAGCGATGGCGCGGAATACGTCAAGGCCCTCAAGGGCGTGCCCGACCTCGTGCGCCAGGCACTGGAGCAGGCCCCGCACATCAAGGAAATCGCCCGGCGCTACGCCCATTACCACGACTTCCTCTTCCTCGGCCGGCTTTCCCTCTTCCCCGTCGCCTTGGAGGGCGCGCTCAAGCTCAAGGAGATTTCCTACATCCACGCCGAGGGCTATCCCGCCGCCGAGATGAAACATGGTCCGATCGCGCTCATCAGCGAGCAGTGTCCCTCGGTCTTCTTTGTGCCGTCGGGCGAGATGTTCAACAAGGTCGTGTCCTCGATGCAGGAGATCAAGGCCCGCAAGGGGAAGATCATCGCCGTCGCCACCGACAAGTGCGACCTGCCCGCCGGCCTGGCCGACGAGGTCATCCGCATCCCCGAGTGCCACGAGGCCGTGCTGCCCATCGTCGCCACGGTGCCGGTCCAATTGCTGAGCTACTACATTGCCGTGGAGCTGAAGCGCGACGTAGACAAGCCGCGCAACCTGGCGAAGTCCGTCACCGTCGAGTAG
- the gcvH gene encoding glycine cleavage system protein GcvH has protein sequence MSNIPADLRYAKSHEWLKVAADGTALVGITDYAQASLGDITYAQLPKVGAALKAGETFGVVESVKAASDVYAPVAGTVLEVNKALDANPEKLNQSPYGEAWIMKLKLANPGDAASLLSPEDYGKLTG, from the coding sequence ATGAGCAACATCCCCGCTGATCTCCGTTACGCGAAGTCCCACGAATGGCTGAAAGTCGCCGCCGACGGCACGGCCCTGGTCGGCATCACCGACTACGCCCAGGCCAGCCTCGGCGACATCACTTACGCGCAGCTGCCCAAGGTTGGCGCGGCGCTCAAGGCCGGCGAGACCTTCGGGGTCGTCGAGTCGGTCAAGGCCGCCTCGGACGTGTATGCGCCGGTGGCCGGCACGGTGCTGGAGGTCAACAAGGCGCTCGATGCCAATCCGGAAAAGCTGAACCAGTCGCCCTACGGGGAAGCCTGGATCATGAAGCTCAAGCTCGCCAATCCGGGTGACGCGGCCTCGCTGTTGAGTCCGGAAGACTACGGGAAACTTACCGGCTGA